The following proteins are encoded in a genomic region of [Eubacterium] hominis:
- a CDS encoding Stp1/IreP family PP2C-type Ser/Thr phosphatase, with product MMMKYYGASHQGLRRKNNQDSLCIMENAHHALLAVVCDGIGGGNAGDVASKMAVDHMKEAFLSCKELKNDQDVKRWLEKVIQEANDMVFTQSTRDEKLKGMGTTIVGVLTQEDNTYIFNAGDSRTYGLYQDDFLCLTEDHSYVADLLKRGEVSEEEAAKHPNRNVLINALGIWNSMRIDINKIKNDWCALLVCSDGLHGYVPEHNIQYVLQSNRNVKDKVDALIKLSLDAGGYDNVSVIVIEKEDGGNE from the coding sequence ATGATGATGAAATATTACGGTGCCAGTCACCAGGGATTACGAAGAAAAAATAATCAAGATAGTTTATGTATTATGGAGAACGCTCATCATGCGCTGTTAGCAGTTGTCTGTGATGGCATCGGTGGTGGAAATGCTGGTGATGTTGCCAGTAAAATGGCGGTAGACCATATGAAAGAGGCTTTCTTATCCTGTAAAGAATTAAAAAATGATCAGGATGTGAAACGCTGGCTGGAAAAAGTGATTCAGGAAGCCAATGATATGGTGTTTACGCAATCTACACGGGATGAAAAATTAAAAGGAATGGGAACAACCATTGTGGGAGTGTTGACCCAGGAGGATAACACCTATATCTTTAATGCAGGAGATTCTCGTACATATGGACTGTATCAGGATGATTTCTTATGTTTGACAGAAGATCATTCCTATGTTGCGGATTTATTAAAGCGTGGAGAAGTAAGTGAAGAAGAAGCGGCAAAACATCCAAATCGCAATGTATTGATCAATGCATTGGGAATCTGGAACAGTATGCGTATTGATATCAATAAAATAAAAAACGACTGGTGTGCACTTTTGGTATGTAGTGATGGCTTGCATGGATATGTTCCAGAACATAACATTCAGTATGTTTTACAATCCAATCGTAATGTAAAAGATAAAGTAGATGCTTTAATTAAACTATCCTTAGATGCCGGTGGCTATGATAATGTCAGTGTCATCGTAATTGAAAAGGAGGATGGGGGAAATGAATAA
- the pknB gene encoding Stk1 family PASTA domain-containing Ser/Thr kinase — protein sequence MGEMNKMIAERYMLVTALGEGGMADVYLAVDTILNREVAIKILRGELGKDPVALLRFQREANAVSKLNHPNVVDVYDVGEYEGRHYIVMEYVRGRTLKQLISQRGALQADEAVNIMIQLTSAVQHAHENNIIHRDIKPQNVLVKDDGTVKITDFGIALAHDAVQLTQTNAVLGSAHYLAPETTRGETPTNQVDIYALGIVFYELLTGSVPFNGDNPVQIAMKHLREEVPSVIEFNPTIPQSVENIIIKATLKNRSLRYQSAEEMLHDLDLCLLPQYRDVKKLVFEEEQDPTMVMTSKKQVTGKKTVNKAKQKIVEMDDEDDEEEIPPRKSYTKVIIVVLLALICIGVTVAILLLSGVFHTEKSFEVPDVLNVTQRDATQTLKLSGFDAENITVKEELSDDVEKGKVISISPEIGEQAKKGTHFTLTISKGIYFVVGDYTNELYDDVVAKLSKENPNLKVEVNYEYAVDKKAGYITKQEGHQKGDKLDPDKTETITFTVTAKPTMKLENIVGRKVEDVTKELGEKGFVVVSSPLSTSELSEEELKTIKYDVVISCDPAEGTQYTQEGEAYIMLYYYQP from the coding sequence ATGGGGGAAATGAATAAGATGATTGCGGAACGCTATATGCTGGTCACTGCTTTGGGTGAAGGTGGTATGGCGGATGTTTATCTTGCGGTAGATACGATTTTAAACCGTGAAGTCGCAATAAAAATCTTGCGTGGGGAACTTGGAAAAGATCCAGTCGCATTGCTGCGTTTTCAAAGAGAAGCCAATGCGGTCAGTAAATTGAATCATCCCAATGTGGTGGATGTATATGATGTGGGAGAATATGAAGGCCGCCACTATATCGTTATGGAATATGTGAGAGGTAGAACATTAAAACAGTTGATTTCACAAAGAGGCGCTTTACAGGCAGATGAAGCAGTCAATATTATGATTCAGCTGACAAGTGCTGTTCAACATGCCCATGAAAACAATATTATTCATCGTGATATCAAACCACAAAATGTTTTGGTAAAAGATGATGGTACTGTAAAGATTACCGATTTTGGGATTGCTTTAGCACATGATGCTGTCCAATTGACACAGACCAATGCAGTTTTAGGCAGCGCGCATTATCTAGCACCTGAAACGACACGTGGAGAAACACCAACCAATCAGGTGGATATCTATGCACTTGGAATCGTGTTTTATGAATTATTGACAGGAAGTGTTCCTTTTAATGGAGATAATCCTGTACAGATTGCGATGAAACATTTACGTGAAGAAGTGCCAAGTGTAATTGAATTTAATCCAACAATTCCACAGTCGGTGGAAAACATTATCATAAAAGCAACCTTAAAAAATCGATCACTGCGTTATCAAAGCGCTGAGGAAATGCTGCATGATCTGGATTTATGTTTATTGCCACAATATCGTGATGTAAAAAAACTGGTTTTTGAAGAAGAACAAGATCCAACAATGGTTATGACATCCAAGAAACAGGTAACTGGTAAAAAAACGGTGAATAAAGCAAAACAAAAGATTGTGGAAATGGATGATGAAGATGATGAGGAAGAAATTCCACCACGTAAAAGTTATACCAAAGTTATCATCGTTGTATTACTGGCGTTGATCTGCATTGGTGTAACAGTGGCAATTTTATTACTATCAGGTGTATTCCATACAGAGAAAAGTTTTGAAGTACCTGATGTCTTGAATGTGACACAGCGTGATGCTACTCAGACTTTAAAGTTAAGTGGCTTTGATGCAGAAAATATTACAGTCAAAGAAGAATTAAGTGATGATGTAGAAAAAGGCAAAGTGATTTCCATAAGTCCTGAAATAGGAGAACAAGCGAAAAAAGGAACGCATTTCACACTAACCATCAGCAAAGGTATTTACTTTGTGGTGGGTGATTATACAAATGAATTGTATGATGATGTAGTTGCTAAACTTTCAAAAGAAAATCCGAATCTGAAAGTGGAAGTGAATTATGAATATGCTGTGGATAAAAAAGCCGGATATATCACAAAACAGGAAGGACATCAAAAAGGCGATAAACTGGATCCTGATAAAACAGAAACCATCACCTTTACCGTTACCGCAAAACCAACCATGAAATTAGAGAATATCGTGGGAAGAAAAGTAGAAGATGTCACAAAAGAACTGGGCGAAAAAGGCTTTGTGGTTGTATCATCACCATTATCTACATCAGAACTAAGTGAAGAAGAATTGAAAACAATTAAGTACGATGTTGTCATCAGCTGTGATCCGGCAGAAGGCACACAATATACACAAGAGGGAGAGGCATATATCATGCTGTATTACTATCAGCCATGA
- the rsgA gene encoding ribosome small subunit-dependent GTPase A, with amino-acid sequence MKQQGRIIKIISNQYEVLDEQGNRHLCVAMGKLRKQYAPVVGDIVTIEHFSDQIGIQKIQKRKNELKRPAIANVDQAIIVMSCKDPDFSTTLIDRLIFQIAYANITPILCITKLDLIREDDPIHQEIEDYRRSGYQVYESGKGYATEELCAALKGKISVLTGQSGAGKSSLLNRIEPDFKLQTQEISKALGRGKHTTRHCELHEVAQGWVGDTPGFSSMDFSYMDVMTLQECIPDFKDYLYSCKFNDCIHINEPGCKIQEAVEAGKISKIRYEHYKEIVAMIKSGKPKY; translated from the coding sequence ATGAAACAACAGGGAAGAATTATAAAGATCATATCTAATCAATATGAAGTATTAGATGAACAAGGCAATCGTCATTTATGCGTGGCGATGGGAAAACTTAGAAAACAATACGCACCTGTGGTAGGTGATATTGTGACCATAGAACATTTTTCTGATCAGATTGGGATACAAAAAATTCAAAAGCGTAAGAATGAATTAAAACGTCCAGCTATTGCCAATGTAGACCAGGCAATTATCGTGATGTCATGCAAGGATCCAGATTTTTCCACAACATTGATTGACCGTTTGATATTTCAGATTGCTTATGCCAATATTACACCGATTTTATGTATTACCAAGCTGGATTTAATTCGTGAAGATGATCCCATCCATCAGGAAATCGAAGATTATCGCAGAAGCGGATATCAGGTATATGAAAGTGGAAAAGGTTATGCTACAGAAGAATTATGTGCTGCCTTAAAAGGAAAAATTAGTGTATTGACTGGACAAAGTGGTGCTGGGAAAAGCTCTTTGTTGAATCGTATAGAACCAGATTTTAAACTTCAAACACAGGAAATCAGTAAAGCCTTGGGACGTGGAAAACATACTACACGTCATTGTGAACTACATGAAGTGGCACAAGGCTGGGTTGGAGATACACCAGGATTTTCTTCTATGGATTTTAGTTATATGGATGTCATGACTTTACAAGAATGTATTCCTGATTTTAAAGACTACTTGTATTCTTGTAAGTTTAATGATTGTATTCATATCAATGAACCCGGATGTAAGATACAGGAAGCAGTGGAAGCTGGGAAA